From Camelina sativa cultivar DH55 chromosome 7, Cs, whole genome shotgun sequence, one genomic window encodes:
- the LOC104700637 gene encoding putative UPF0481 protein At3g02645 isoform X1 — protein MYEGSDVSLVIKFERGILFLPCFTADDYTERVMRNLMALEQCHYPLTAYVCNYIAFLDFLIDSEQDVDLLVKKGIVKNSFGHKESVAEMVNKLCLGIVDFGSHYYFLAEALNKHYDNRFIRSIVATSVATLRRNYFSDFWTGTATVASVVIVVLTLIGTVASVLQVTQNDNKSLPSPAPPRGL, from the exons ATGTACGAGGGAAGTGATGTATCATTGGTGATTAAATTCGAGCGTGGAATCTTGTTTTTGCCTTGTTTCACAGCAGATGACTACACCGAGAGGGTTATGAGAAATTTAATGGCACTTGAGCAATGTCATTACCCTCTCACTGCTTATGTTTGTAACTACATCGCCTTTTTGGATTTCCTCATCGACAGCGAGCAAGATGTTGACTTGCTTGTCAAGAAAG GAATTGTAAAGAACTCGTTTGGACATAAAGAATCGGTGGCAGAAATGGTGAACAAGCTGTGTTTAGGGATCGTGGATTTTGGATCTCACTACTACTTTTTAGCCGAAGCCCTCAACAAACACTACGACAATCGTTTCATCAGATCTATTGTTGCCACTTCGGTCGCCACTCTTCGGCGAAATTATTTCAGTGACTTTTGGACCGGAACTGCCACCGTCGCATCCGTTGTTATTGTCGTATTGACTTTGATTGGGACGGTGGCTTCCGTTCTCCAAGTGACGCAGAACGACAATAAGTCTTTGCCGTCTCCGGCTCCGCCCCGAGGACTGTAA
- the LOC104700636 gene encoding putative E3 ubiquitin-protein ligase XBAT31 → MGQSLSCGTRPEHGIFASIQCGDIITVRRVMTAEPSLLNQTTSYDRHSVLHVAAANGQIEILSLLLERFTNPDLLNRHKQTPLMLAAMYGRISCVKKLTEVGANILMFDSVNRRTCLHYAAYYGHANCVQAILSAAQSSPVAVHWGYARFVNIRDDKGATPLHLASRQRRPECVNVLLDSGSLVCASTSVYGSPGSTPLHLAARSGSIDCVRKLLAWGADRLQRDASGRIPYVVAMKHKHGACGALLNPSSAEPLVWPSPLKFISELDDEAKLLLEQALMDANREREKTILKGTAYSLPSPSFSDTASDDNMSEVSDTELCCICFEQVCTIEVKDCGHQMCAQCTLALCCHNKPNPTTSTVTPPVCPFCRSTIARLVVAQNNNNNEKSKSLDDVVVVDLEAGDVSSSKFRKHRRSINIGEESSSFMGLSSIGSFGRITGRGSGRIAADNELMDKPIL, encoded by the exons ATGGGGCAGAGTTTGAGCTGTGGAACGAGACCGGAGCACGGGATTTTCGCCTCTATACAGTGCGGAGATATTATCACTGTTCGTCGTGTGATGACGGCGGAGCCTAGTTTGTTGAATCAGACTACTTCTTATGATCGTCACTCTGTTCTTCATGTCGCTGCTGCTAATGGTCAGATCGAG ATTTTGTCTTTGCTCTTGGAACGATTTACGAATCCAGATTTGTTGAATCGTCACAAGCAG ACTCCGTTAATGTTGGCGGCGATGTATGGGAGGATCTCTTGTGTGAAGAAGCTCACTGAAGTTGGAGCTAAT ATTTTGATGTTTGATTCTGTGAATCGAAGAACATGTTTGCATTACGCTGCGTATTATGGACATGCGAACTGTGTTCAAGCGATTCTCTCTGCTGCTCAGTCAAGTCCCGTTGCTGTTCATTG GGGATATGCGAGATTTGTGAACATAAGAGATGATAAAGGAGCGACTCCGTTGCATCTAGCTTCTCGGCAGAGACGGCCTGAATGTGTGAATGTGTTGTTGGACAGTGGTTCTCTTGTTTGTGCATCTACTAGTGTATATGG TTCTCCAGGGAGCACACCTCTCCATTTGGCAGCTAGAAGTGGATCTATTGATTGTGTCAGAAAATTGCTTGCTTGGGGTGCTGATCGTCTTCAGAGAGACGCTTCTgg GAGGATACCCTATGTGGTAGCAATGAAGCATAAGCATGGAGCATGTGGAGCATTGCTAAACCCGTCCTCTGCAGAGCCTCTCGTTTGGCCATCACCATTAAAGTTTATCAGCGAGCTTGATGATGAGGCGAAACTTCTCTTAGAGCAGGCTCTAATGGATGCTAacagggagagagagaaaactaTCCTCAAGGGAACTGCTTACTCCTTACCATCACCCTCTTTCTCCGACACTGCCTCAGATGATAACATGTCGGAG GTGAGTGATACGGAACTGTGCTGCATTTGCTTTGAGCAAGTATGCACGATTGAAGTGAAAGACTGTGGTCACCAAATGTGTGCACAATGCACACTTGCACTGTGCTGTCacaacaaaccaaacccaacaacGTCAACCGTGACTCCACCGGTCTGCCCGTTCTGTAGAAGCACAATCGCGCGTTTAGTCGTCGCCcagaataacaacaacaacgaaaaGAGCAAAAGCCtagatgatgttgttgttgttgatctcGAGGCAGGTGATGTAAGCTCGTCCAAATTCAGAAAGCACAGAAGATCAATAAACATTGGCGAAGAAAGCAGCAGTTTCATGGGACTATCAAGCATTGGATCGTTCGGAAGAATAACCGGCCGTGGCTCGGGAAGGATCGCAGCCGACAACGAGCTGATGGACAAACCAATATTGTGA
- the LOC104700637 gene encoding uncharacterized protein LOC104700637 isoform X2 — translation MRNLMALEQCHYPLTAYVCNYIAFLDFLIDSEQDVDLLVKKGIVKNSFGHKESVAEMVNKLCLGIVDFGSHYYFLAEALNKHYDNRFIRSIVATSVATLRRNYFSDFWTGTATVASVVIVVLTLIGTVASVLQVTQNDNKSLPSPAPPRGL, via the exons ATGAGAAATTTAATGGCACTTGAGCAATGTCATTACCCTCTCACTGCTTATGTTTGTAACTACATCGCCTTTTTGGATTTCCTCATCGACAGCGAGCAAGATGTTGACTTGCTTGTCAAGAAAG GAATTGTAAAGAACTCGTTTGGACATAAAGAATCGGTGGCAGAAATGGTGAACAAGCTGTGTTTAGGGATCGTGGATTTTGGATCTCACTACTACTTTTTAGCCGAAGCCCTCAACAAACACTACGACAATCGTTTCATCAGATCTATTGTTGCCACTTCGGTCGCCACTCTTCGGCGAAATTATTTCAGTGACTTTTGGACCGGAACTGCCACCGTCGCATCCGTTGTTATTGTCGTATTGACTTTGATTGGGACGGTGGCTTCCGTTCTCCAAGTGACGCAGAACGACAATAAGTCTTTGCCGTCTCCGGCTCCGCCCCGAGGACTGTAA
- the LOC104704414 gene encoding cytochrome P450 710A4-like — protein MVASVSLFASLAPYLVSALLLFLLLEQLSYHVKKRNLPGPLFVTPIIGNVIALLRDPTSFWNKQSAMREVASFWSPESNELITADQLVEMKFTRTVAREVLRYRPPASMVPHVAVSDFPLTESYTIPKGTVVFPSLFDASFQGFTEPDRFDPDRFNETRQEDQVFKRNFLTFGIGSHQCVGQRYALNHLVLFIAMFTSVFDFKRVQSDGCDDIVHIPTMSPKDGGMVFLSSRDGASP, from the exons ATGGTTGCCTCAGTTTCCCTATTTGCCTCTCTTGCACCATACCTAGTCTCAGCATTACTTCTATTCCTTCTGCTCGAGCAACTCTCTTACCATGTCAAAAAACGAAACCTCCCTGGCCCCCTCTTCGTCACCCCAATCATTGGAAACGTCATTGCACTCCTCCGTGACCCAACTTCCTTCTGGAACAAGCAATCTGCGATG CGAGAAGTCGCAAGTTTTTGGTCGCCTGAGTCCAACGAGTTAATCACAGCCGATCAGCTCGTGGAGATGAAGTTCACGCGGACTGTGGCGCGTGAGGTCCTTAGATACCGACCACCAGCAAGTATGGTTCCACATGTTGCTGTTAGTGACTTCCCTCTCACGGAATCGTACACAATCCCTAAAGGTACAGTTGTGTTTCCTTCCCTTTTCGATGCCTCGTTTCAAGGGTTTACTGAGCCAGACCGATTTGATCCTGACCGGTTTAACGAGACAAGGCAAGAGGATCAGGTGTTCAAACGCAATTTCTTGACTTTTGGAATTGGCTCGCACCAGTGCGTAGGCCAGCGTTACGCGCTGAACCACCTCGTGctcttcattgccatgttcACGTCGGTGTTTGATTTCAAGAGGGTCCAATCGGATGGCTGCGATGATATTGTGCATATCCCAACGATGTCGCCCAAAGACGGGGGCATGGTTTTCTTGTCTAGTCGCGACGGTGCCTCTCCTTGA